The Raphanus sativus cultivar WK10039 chromosome 2, ASM80110v3, whole genome shotgun sequence genome includes a region encoding these proteins:
- the LOC108818065 gene encoding protein ACTIVITY OF BC1 COMPLEX KINASE 1, chloroplastic isoform X1: MESIHCSSFVKPNISLNHNTLLRRRNLSVFDRRDAPSRTFSAVRTSNLSVTAAASTDIASTRNASIGSRNPKDAAIMTTGMERVGKSSAALEQLDIERGVCIPFRKYSPETVRSKVLESRGSVVSLASRGVEIVWNLGLYWSTLVYDFLVGRDEEVVPFRARQLRNLLCNLGPSFIKAGQVLANRPDIIREDYMNELCILQDDVPPFPNEVAFKIIEEELGQPLEALFSKISSETIAAASLGQVYRATLRATGEDVAIKVQRPQIEPIIYRDLFLFRTLASFLNGFSLQKLGCNAELIVDEFGEKLLEELDYTLEARNIEDFLENFKDDPTVKIPGVYKNLCGPRVLVMEWIDGIRCTDPQAIKDAGLDLNGFLTVGVSAALRQLLEFGLFHGDPHPGNIFAMQDGRIAYVDFGNVAVLSQQNKQILIDAVVHAVNEDYGEMANDFTRLGFLAKGTDVSPIVPALEAIWQNSAGKGLADFNFRSVTGQFNKLVYDFPIRIPERFSLVIRSLLTQEGICFTLKPDFKFLEVAYPYVAKRLLTDPNPALRERLIQVLFKDGNFQWKRLENLISLAKENVGQMSSNPALRVKRVESKLDLTDTIKDGARLFLLDEGIRRKLILALTEDSKLHVEELVDVYKLVEEEVDIPTLAMQVVQDLPNVFRDFVLSWSNSVLSDR, translated from the exons ATGGAGTCGATCCACTGCAGTAGTTTCGTAAAACCTAATATCTCCCTTAATCACAACACTCTTCTTCGGAGAAGAAATCTCTCGGTATTTGATCGGAGAGATGCTCCTTCGCGGACGTTCTCAGCTGTACGGACTTCTAACCTCTCAGTTACCGCGGCCGCGTCGACGGATATCGCCTCCACTAGAAACGCCTCGATCGGTAGCCGGAATCCGAAAGACGCAGCTATAATGACGACGGGGATGGAGAGAGTAGGTAAATCGAGCGCCGCGCTGGAGCAGCTGGACATCGAGCGAGGCGTTTGCATCCCTTTCCGAAAGTACTCTCCAGAGACT GTGAGGAGTAAAGTGCTGGAATCAAGAGGATCAGTGGTCTCTCTTGCTTCAAGAGGTGTGGAGATTGTTTGGAACCTGGGGCTGTATTGGTCTACCTTAGTGTATGATTTTTTAGTTGGAAGGGATGAGGAAGTCGTCCCGTTTCGTGCTAGGCAGCTTAGGAACCTCTTGTGTAACTTAGGCCCTTCTTTTATCAAAGCTGGACAG GTTCTTGCAAATAGACCTGATATCATTCGCGAAGACTACATGAACGAGCTCTGTATACTTCAAGATGACGTTCCTCCCTTCCCCAATGAG GTTGCTTTCAAGATTATTGAGGAAGAGTTAGGCCAGCCTCTGGAGGCCCTATTTAGCAAGATTTCTTCAGAAACAATAGCGGCTGCAAGCTTGGGACAAGTTTATAGAGCTACTCTACGTGCCACTGGAGAGGATGTTGCTATCAAG gTGCAGAGACCACAGATAGAGCCCATAATCTACCGGGATCTCTTTCTTTTCCGAACGCTTGCCTCATTCTTAAACGGCTTTAGTCTACAGAAATTGGGTTGCAACGCAGAGCTAATAGTTGATGAATTCGGAGAAAAGCTTTTGGAGGAGCTTGACTACACCTTG GAAGCCAGGAACATTGAAGACTTTCTGGAGAACTTTAAAGATGACCCTACAGTCAAAATTCCTGGAGTATACAAGAATCTTTGTGGTCCGAGGGTTCTGGTAATGGAATGGATTGATGGTATTCGGTGTACTGACCCACAG GCCATCAAGGATGCGGGACTTGATTTAAATGGATTCTTGACCGTTGGCGTCAGTGCTGCTCTAAGGCAGCTGTTGGAGTTCGGATTATTTCACGGAGATCCACATCCTGGAAATATCTTTGCAATGCAGGATGGGCGTATTGCTTATGTAGACTTTGGTAACGTTGCCGTTCTGAGTCAG caaaacaaacaaattttgatTGATGCTGTAGTCCATGCGGTTAATGAAGACTATGGGGAAATGGCAAATGATTTCACTAGGCTCGGGTTCTTGGCCAAGGGTACTGATGTTTCTCCTATCGTTCCAGCTTTAGAAGCCATCTGGCAGAATTCTGCGGGGAAAGGACTTGCGGATTTCAACTTCCGAAGTGTTACAG GCCAATTCAACAAGCTTGTGTACGACTTTCCTATCCGTATCCCGGAGCGGTTCTCTCTTGTTATTCGTTCTCTACTTACGCAGGAGGGTATATGTTTCACGTTGAAGCCTGATTTTAAATTTCTTGAG GTTGCTTATCCATATGTGGCAAAGCGTCTCCTAACGGATCCAAATCCTGCACTTCGGGAACGCTTGATACAG GTTCTATTCAAAGATGGTAATTTCCAATGGAAAAGGCTGGAAAACCTCATATCGCTTGCAAAGGAAAACGTCGGCCAAATGAGTAGCAATCCTGCTCTACGAGTTAAGCGTGT GGAGAGTAAGCTTGACTTGACAGATACCATCAAGGATGGAGCTCGTCTTTTCCTCCTTGATGAAGGCATCCGCAGGAAACTAATTCTTGCACTCACGGAAGACTCAAAGCTTCATGTAGAAGAG CTTGTGGACGTATACAAATTGGTTGAAGAAGAAGTAGACATTCCCACTCTGGCCATGCAAGTCGTGCAAG ATTTACCGAATGTTTTTCGGGATTTCGTGCTGTCATGGAGCAACTCGGTGTTATCCGACAGATGA
- the LOC108818065 gene encoding protein ACTIVITY OF BC1 COMPLEX KINASE 1, chloroplastic isoform X2 translates to MNELCILQDDVPPFPNEVAFKIIEEELGQPLEALFSKISSETIAAASLGQVYRATLRATGEDVAIKVQRPQIEPIIYRDLFLFRTLASFLNGFSLQKLGCNAELIVDEFGEKLLEELDYTLEARNIEDFLENFKDDPTVKIPGVYKNLCGPRVLVMEWIDGIRCTDPQAIKDAGLDLNGFLTVGVSAALRQLLEFGLFHGDPHPGNIFAMQDGRIAYVDFGNVAVLSQQNKQILIDAVVHAVNEDYGEMANDFTRLGFLAKGTDVSPIVPALEAIWQNSAGKGLADFNFRSVTGQFNKLVYDFPIRIPERFSLVIRSLLTQEGICFTLKPDFKFLEVAYPYVAKRLLTDPNPALRERLIQVLFKDGNFQWKRLENLISLAKENVGQMSSNPALRVKRVESKLDLTDTIKDGARLFLLDEGIRRKLILALTEDSKLHVEELVDVYKLVEEEVDIPTLAMQVVQDLPNVFRDFVLSWSNSVLSDR, encoded by the exons ATGAACGAGCTCTGTATACTTCAAGATGACGTTCCTCCCTTCCCCAATGAG GTTGCTTTCAAGATTATTGAGGAAGAGTTAGGCCAGCCTCTGGAGGCCCTATTTAGCAAGATTTCTTCAGAAACAATAGCGGCTGCAAGCTTGGGACAAGTTTATAGAGCTACTCTACGTGCCACTGGAGAGGATGTTGCTATCAAG gTGCAGAGACCACAGATAGAGCCCATAATCTACCGGGATCTCTTTCTTTTCCGAACGCTTGCCTCATTCTTAAACGGCTTTAGTCTACAGAAATTGGGTTGCAACGCAGAGCTAATAGTTGATGAATTCGGAGAAAAGCTTTTGGAGGAGCTTGACTACACCTTG GAAGCCAGGAACATTGAAGACTTTCTGGAGAACTTTAAAGATGACCCTACAGTCAAAATTCCTGGAGTATACAAGAATCTTTGTGGTCCGAGGGTTCTGGTAATGGAATGGATTGATGGTATTCGGTGTACTGACCCACAG GCCATCAAGGATGCGGGACTTGATTTAAATGGATTCTTGACCGTTGGCGTCAGTGCTGCTCTAAGGCAGCTGTTGGAGTTCGGATTATTTCACGGAGATCCACATCCTGGAAATATCTTTGCAATGCAGGATGGGCGTATTGCTTATGTAGACTTTGGTAACGTTGCCGTTCTGAGTCAG caaaacaaacaaattttgatTGATGCTGTAGTCCATGCGGTTAATGAAGACTATGGGGAAATGGCAAATGATTTCACTAGGCTCGGGTTCTTGGCCAAGGGTACTGATGTTTCTCCTATCGTTCCAGCTTTAGAAGCCATCTGGCAGAATTCTGCGGGGAAAGGACTTGCGGATTTCAACTTCCGAAGTGTTACAG GCCAATTCAACAAGCTTGTGTACGACTTTCCTATCCGTATCCCGGAGCGGTTCTCTCTTGTTATTCGTTCTCTACTTACGCAGGAGGGTATATGTTTCACGTTGAAGCCTGATTTTAAATTTCTTGAG GTTGCTTATCCATATGTGGCAAAGCGTCTCCTAACGGATCCAAATCCTGCACTTCGGGAACGCTTGATACAG GTTCTATTCAAAGATGGTAATTTCCAATGGAAAAGGCTGGAAAACCTCATATCGCTTGCAAAGGAAAACGTCGGCCAAATGAGTAGCAATCCTGCTCTACGAGTTAAGCGTGT GGAGAGTAAGCTTGACTTGACAGATACCATCAAGGATGGAGCTCGTCTTTTCCTCCTTGATGAAGGCATCCGCAGGAAACTAATTCTTGCACTCACGGAAGACTCAAAGCTTCATGTAGAAGAG CTTGTGGACGTATACAAATTGGTTGAAGAAGAAGTAGACATTCCCACTCTGGCCATGCAAGTCGTGCAAG ATTTACCGAATGTTTTTCGGGATTTCGTGCTGTCATGGAGCAACTCGGTGTTATCCGACAGATGA
- the LOC108842860 gene encoding uncharacterized protein LOC108842860 has protein sequence MELVCEKKLQQANTTFCSTTIINWDDLVCPICLDSPHNAVLLQCSSYQNGCRAFVCNTDHLHSNCLDRFITACGTTTDSPPPPAPDGDTLSKVLEENCKPVCPLCRGEVTGWVVVEEARVLLDEKKRSCEEHRCRFTGTYAELREHAKSEHPDSRPSKIDPARKLDWENFQQSSEIIDVLSTIHSEVPRGVVLGDYVIEYGDDDGTGDELEDVPGNAGSSWWTSCILYKVFDNIRNARRNRRRSRMMINESRRGSRRSSYDNSNSDDSSSSVASIEFPVYRVDEIDDEFITTTTGGINTSSAMHQRFSLVYNSRRRRSRFYAN, from the exons ATGGAACTTGTTTGCGAAAAGAAGCTTCAACAAGCAAACACCACCTTTTGCTCCACGACGATCATCAACTGGGATGATTTAGTTTGCCCCATTTGCTTGGACTCCCCTCACAACGCCGTCCTCCTCCAGTGCTCTTCTTACCAAAACGGATGCCGTGCCTTCGTCTGCAACACTGATCACCTCCACTCCAACTGCCTTGATCGTTTCATCACCGCCTGTGGAACAACAACAGACTCCCCTCCCCCTCCTGCTCCTGATGGTGACACACTGTCTAAGGTTCTGGAAGAGAACTGCAAACCGGTGTGTCCACTCTGCAGAGGAGAGGTCACCGGGTGGGTGGTTGTGGAAGAAGCTCGTGTTCTTCTCGACGAGAAGAAACGTTCCTGCGAGGAACACCGGTGCAGGTTCACCGGTACTTACGCCGAGCTTCGGGAACACGCTAAGTCAGAGCATCCGGACTCTCGCCCTTCCAAGATTGATCCGGCGAGGAAGCTTGACTGGGAGAATTTCCAGCAGTCGTCTGAGATTATCGACGTGCTGAGCACGATTCACTCTGAGGTTCCGAGAGGTGTGGTGTTAGGAGACTATGTGATTGAGTATGGAGATGATGATGGCACTGGAGATGAGTTAGAGGATGTTCCTGGCAATGCAGGGAGCAGCTGGTGGACTTCTTGTATTTTGTATAAAGTGTTTGATAATATAAGGAATGCGAGGAGGAATCGAAGAAGGTCGAGGATGATGATTAATGAGAGTAGGAGAGGGAGTCGCCGCTCTAGCTATGATAACTCCAACTCTGATGATAGCAGCAGCTCAGTAGCGTCGATAGAGTTCCCTGTGTATAGAGTAGATGAGATCGATGATGAgttcatcaccaccaccacaggTGGAATTAACACAAGTAGCGCTATGCATCAAAG GTTCTCTCTGGTTTACAATTCAAGAAGGCGTCGTTCTCGCTTCTATGCAAATTAG
- the LOC108842859 gene encoding cytoplasmic 60S subunit biogenesis factor REI1 homolog 1 gives MPGLTCNACNMEFENEAERKLHYSSDWHRYNLKRKVAGVPGVTEELFEARQSALALEKKGKSDEAPMLYTCGACGKGYRSSKAHEQHLKSRSHVLRVSQGGTSNGDEDVAIVTPLPRRFRNRDNEESDDEWVEAGSDEELADAEEALDSLSKLNVNESGADEDKYELDPTSCLMCEKKHKSLESCMVHMHKHHGFFVPDVEYLKDPEGLLTYLGLKVKRDFMCLYCSELCHAFSSLEAVRKHMEAKSHCKLHYGDGDDEEDAELEEFYDYSSSYVDETGDQIVVAGETDNAVELVGGSELVITERTENTTTSRTLGSREFMRYYRQKPRPSSQNSNQIVASLSSRYKSLGLKTVPTKEDRVKRKALKEMNKRGETMRTKMAMKSNVIRNLPNNVPY, from the exons ATGCCAGGCTTAACATGTAACGCGTGTAACATGGAGTTCGAGAACGAAGCTGAACGAAAGCTTCATTACAGCTCCGATTGGCACCGTTACAATCTCAAACGCAAG GTAGCTGGAGTTCCTGGGGTTACGGAAGAGTTGTTTGAGGCTAGACAATCTGCACTTGCTCTGGAGAAGAAAGGCAAATCAGATGAAGCGCCTATGCTTTACACGTGCGGAGCCTGTGGTAAAGGTTACAGGAGCTCCAAGGCTCATGAGCAGCATCTCAAGTCACGGAGCCACGTTTTGCGGGTTTCGCAAGGGGGAACAAGCAACGGTGATGAGGATGTAGCGATAGTCACGCCACTTCCTCGCCGTTTCAGGAACAGGGATAACGAGGAGAGTGATGATGAGTGGGTGGAGGCTGGTTCAGATGAGGAACTGGCTGATGCTGAAGAAGCCTTGGATTCTTTGTCTAAGTTGAACGTGAATGAGTCAGGAGCTGATGAAGACAAGTATGAGCTGGATCCGACCTCCTGTTTGATGTGTGAGAAGAAACATAAGAGTTTAGAGAGCTGTATGGTTCACATGCATAAGCACCATGGTTTCTTCGTTCCGGATGTTGAGTATCTTAAAGATCCAGAAGGGCTTCTCACTTACCTCGGTCTTAAG GTCAAGAGAGACTTCATGTGTCTCTACTGCAGTGAGCTGTGCCATGCGTTCAGCAGCTTAGAAGCTGTGAGAAAGCATATGGAAGCAAAGAGTCATTGCAAATTGCATTATGGTGATGGTGATGACGAGGAAGATGCTGAACTAGAAGAGTTCTACGACTACAGCAGCAG CTACGTTGATGAAACTGGAGACCAGATAGTCGTGGCTGGTGAAACAGACAACGCTGTAGAACTAGTTGGTGGTTCTGAGCTCGTGATCACCGAGAGAACTGAGAACACAACAACGTCTAGGACTCTAGGGTCCCGTGAATTCATGCGTTACTATAGACAGAAGCCGCGCCCAAGTTCTCAGAACAGTAACCAGATTGTTGCCTCTCTATCTTCAAG GTACAAGAGCCTTGGTCTGAAGACGGTGCCAACGAAAGAGGATAGAGTGAAGAGGAAAGCGCTCAAAGAGATGAACAAGAGAGGCGAGACAATGCGTACCAAGATGGCAATGAAGAGTAATGTCATAAGAAACTTGCCCAATAACGTCCCATATTAG
- the LOC108818974 gene encoding protein KAKU4 isoform X3, with the protein MDSDAGPRQPRSGGKIVRPRRRAVVRTPYDRPAPRSRDPPPPQQNPSWISRLVYKPVTVIASGAGKFISSVVFSESSSSSSDDDEDSSSSDIEGDEDVEKNITDFLEDETMVEQSAIQGLSSKHVIEQLLMQETFAREEGDRLIDIIKARVVDHLSVPDANDEGRHSDNGLTNEVNVGEMSNKAVMEAKRWLEEKKSASKSIATEDGGGSPVDVAKSYMRARLPWGSPAVNSSEFQSPSPAGMQVIKEGTPFPFSAGNFSSSKLRRRSRSNHTWNIQDEIRKVRAKATEEMLKTVSPRSVPSLKVDGAIQIEQSVVLPNQTTEANQAVEQPRVIHTRSRGVGLDKKFVSTQGAGVDDSNDVDNDFIQPSSTIGETTNAVLAPGETLDPTGSFCIPKDVFETSKEADDIANGFPSSSPSSPVAIEAEASVRIVETPGDDDITVRNGGLDGGIDNNESNDSDSRASHNSSSTHEKEWLPGDQSLPNSNSNSASSSPGTSKVLAPTRRGGRGGRGRGRGRGVRGKGRGK; encoded by the exons ATGGATTCCGACGCCGGACCACGTCAGCCTCGATCCGGAGGCAAGATTGTTCGACCTCGCCGGAGAGCCGTTGTCAGGACGCCCTACGACCGCCCTGCTCCAAGATCCAgggatcctcctcctcctcagcaAAACCCTAGTTGGATCTCCAGGCTCGTTTACAAACCTGTCACCGTTATTGCCTCCGGCGCCGGCAAATTCATTTCTTCCGTCGTCTTCTCTgaatcttcctcctcttcttctgaCGACGACGAGGATTCATCCTCCTCAG ATATTGAAGGTGATGAGGATGTTGAGAAGAACATTACTGATTTTCTCGAAGATGAAACAATGGTTGAG CAGTCAGCCATCCAAGGACTCAGTTCTAAGCATGTAATTGAGCAGCTTCTCATGCAAGAAACATTTGCAAG GGAAGAGGGCGATAGATTAATAGATATCATCAAGGCGAGAGTTGTTGATCATCTCAGTGTCCCCGATGCTAATGATGAGGGGAGGCACAGTGATAATGGATTGACAAATG aggTGAATGTGGGTGAAATGTCCAACAAAGCTGTCATGGAAGCAAAAAGATGGTTGGAGGAGAAGAAATCAGCATCAAAGTCTATA GCGACTGAAGATGGTGGTGGATCGCCAGTGGATGTGGCCAAGTCATATATGCGAGCTCGTCTGCCATGGGGTTCTCCAGCTGTGAACAGTTCAGAGTTTCAGTCGCCATCACCAGCAGGGATGCAAGTTATCAAGGAAGGGACGCCGTTTCCTTTTAGCGCTGGAAACTTTTCCTCTTCCAAG CTGCGAAGGAGATCCCGTTCTAATCATACATGGAATATTCAAGATGAAATTCGCAAAGTCAGAGCTAAAGCAACAGAGGAAATGCTTAAAACTGTATCCCCCCGTAGTGTACCATCATTGAAAGTTGATGGAG CTATACAGATTGAGCAAAGCGTGGTCCTACCAAATCAG ACTACGGAAGCTAATCAAGCCGTTGAACAACCAAGAGTTATACACACTAGATCTC GTGGAGTTGGTTTAGACAAGAAATTTGTCTCCACACAAGGAGCTGGTGTTGATGACTCCAATGATGTTGATAATGACTTTATCCAGCCTAGCTCCACTATTGGAGAGACCACAAATG CTGTCTTGGCTCCTGGAGAAACTTTGGATCCAACTGGGAGCTTTTGTATCCCAAAGGATGTGTTTGAAACATCAAAGGAAGCTGATGATATAGCCAACGGCTTCCCATCTTCATCACCTAG ttcacCAGTGGCTATTGAAGCTGAGGCTTCTGTTCGTATAGTTGAAACTCctggtgatgatgatatcacgGTAAGGAATGGTGGCTTAGATGGTGGGATTGATAACAACGAAAGCAATGATAGTGACTCAAGGGCCTCGCACAACAGTTCAAGCACGCATGAAAAAGAGTGGCTCCCAGGAGACCAGTCTCTACCCAACTCAAACTCAAACTCAGCAAGTAGCAGCCCTGGTACGAGCAAGGTGTTGGCACCCACGAGAAGAGGAGGACGAGGAGGCCGAGGTAGGGGAAGAGGTAGAGGAGTTCGAGGCAAAGGACGGGGCAAATAA
- the LOC108818974 gene encoding protein KAKU4 isoform X1 — protein MDSDAGPRQPRSGGKIVRPRRRAVVRTPYDRPAPRSRDPPPPQQNPSWISRLVYKPVTVIASGAGKFISSVVFSESSSSSSDDDEDSSSSDIEGDEDVEKNITDFLEDETMVEQSAIQGLSSKHVIEQLLMQETFAREEGDRLIDIIKARVVDHLSVPDANDEGRHSDNGLTNEVNVGEMSNKAVMEAKRWLEEKKSASKSIATEDGGGSPVDVAKSYMRARLPWGSPAVNSSEFQSPSPAGMQVIKEGTPFPFSAGNFSSSKLRRRSRSNHTWNIQDEIRKVRAKATEEMLKTVSPRSVPSLKVDGGAQAIQIEQSVVLPNQTTEANQAVEQPRVIHTRSRGVGLDKKFVSTQGAGVDDSNDVDNDFIQPSSTIGETTNAVLAPGETLDPTGSFCIPKDVFETSKEADDIANGFPSSSPSSPVAIEAEASVRIVETPGDDDITVRNGGLDGGIDNNESNDSDSRASHNSSSTHEKEWLPGDQSLPNSNSNSASSSPGTSKVLAPTRRGGRGGRGRGRGRGVRGKGRGK, from the exons ATGGATTCCGACGCCGGACCACGTCAGCCTCGATCCGGAGGCAAGATTGTTCGACCTCGCCGGAGAGCCGTTGTCAGGACGCCCTACGACCGCCCTGCTCCAAGATCCAgggatcctcctcctcctcagcaAAACCCTAGTTGGATCTCCAGGCTCGTTTACAAACCTGTCACCGTTATTGCCTCCGGCGCCGGCAAATTCATTTCTTCCGTCGTCTTCTCTgaatcttcctcctcttcttctgaCGACGACGAGGATTCATCCTCCTCAG ATATTGAAGGTGATGAGGATGTTGAGAAGAACATTACTGATTTTCTCGAAGATGAAACAATGGTTGAG CAGTCAGCCATCCAAGGACTCAGTTCTAAGCATGTAATTGAGCAGCTTCTCATGCAAGAAACATTTGCAAG GGAAGAGGGCGATAGATTAATAGATATCATCAAGGCGAGAGTTGTTGATCATCTCAGTGTCCCCGATGCTAATGATGAGGGGAGGCACAGTGATAATGGATTGACAAATG aggTGAATGTGGGTGAAATGTCCAACAAAGCTGTCATGGAAGCAAAAAGATGGTTGGAGGAGAAGAAATCAGCATCAAAGTCTATA GCGACTGAAGATGGTGGTGGATCGCCAGTGGATGTGGCCAAGTCATATATGCGAGCTCGTCTGCCATGGGGTTCTCCAGCTGTGAACAGTTCAGAGTTTCAGTCGCCATCACCAGCAGGGATGCAAGTTATCAAGGAAGGGACGCCGTTTCCTTTTAGCGCTGGAAACTTTTCCTCTTCCAAG CTGCGAAGGAGATCCCGTTCTAATCATACATGGAATATTCAAGATGAAATTCGCAAAGTCAGAGCTAAAGCAACAGAGGAAATGCTTAAAACTGTATCCCCCCGTAGTGTACCATCATTGAAAGTTGATGGAGGTGCTCAAg CTATACAGATTGAGCAAAGCGTGGTCCTACCAAATCAG ACTACGGAAGCTAATCAAGCCGTTGAACAACCAAGAGTTATACACACTAGATCTC GTGGAGTTGGTTTAGACAAGAAATTTGTCTCCACACAAGGAGCTGGTGTTGATGACTCCAATGATGTTGATAATGACTTTATCCAGCCTAGCTCCACTATTGGAGAGACCACAAATG CTGTCTTGGCTCCTGGAGAAACTTTGGATCCAACTGGGAGCTTTTGTATCCCAAAGGATGTGTTTGAAACATCAAAGGAAGCTGATGATATAGCCAACGGCTTCCCATCTTCATCACCTAG ttcacCAGTGGCTATTGAAGCTGAGGCTTCTGTTCGTATAGTTGAAACTCctggtgatgatgatatcacgGTAAGGAATGGTGGCTTAGATGGTGGGATTGATAACAACGAAAGCAATGATAGTGACTCAAGGGCCTCGCACAACAGTTCAAGCACGCATGAAAAAGAGTGGCTCCCAGGAGACCAGTCTCTACCCAACTCAAACTCAAACTCAGCAAGTAGCAGCCCTGGTACGAGCAAGGTGTTGGCACCCACGAGAAGAGGAGGACGAGGAGGCCGAGGTAGGGGAAGAGGTAGAGGAGTTCGAGGCAAAGGACGGGGCAAATAA
- the LOC108818974 gene encoding protein KAKU4 isoform X2 gives MDSDAGPRQPRSGGKIVRPRRRAVVRTPYDRPAPRSRDPPPPQQNPSWISRLVYKPVTVIASGAGKFISSVVFSESSSSSSDDDEDSSSSDIEGDEDVEKNITDFLEDETMVESAIQGLSSKHVIEQLLMQETFAREEGDRLIDIIKARVVDHLSVPDANDEGRHSDNGLTNEVNVGEMSNKAVMEAKRWLEEKKSASKSIATEDGGGSPVDVAKSYMRARLPWGSPAVNSSEFQSPSPAGMQVIKEGTPFPFSAGNFSSSKLRRRSRSNHTWNIQDEIRKVRAKATEEMLKTVSPRSVPSLKVDGGAQAIQIEQSVVLPNQTTEANQAVEQPRVIHTRSRGVGLDKKFVSTQGAGVDDSNDVDNDFIQPSSTIGETTNAVLAPGETLDPTGSFCIPKDVFETSKEADDIANGFPSSSPSSPVAIEAEASVRIVETPGDDDITVRNGGLDGGIDNNESNDSDSRASHNSSSTHEKEWLPGDQSLPNSNSNSASSSPGTSKVLAPTRRGGRGGRGRGRGRGVRGKGRGK, from the exons ATGGATTCCGACGCCGGACCACGTCAGCCTCGATCCGGAGGCAAGATTGTTCGACCTCGCCGGAGAGCCGTTGTCAGGACGCCCTACGACCGCCCTGCTCCAAGATCCAgggatcctcctcctcctcagcaAAACCCTAGTTGGATCTCCAGGCTCGTTTACAAACCTGTCACCGTTATTGCCTCCGGCGCCGGCAAATTCATTTCTTCCGTCGTCTTCTCTgaatcttcctcctcttcttctgaCGACGACGAGGATTCATCCTCCTCAG ATATTGAAGGTGATGAGGATGTTGAGAAGAACATTACTGATTTTCTCGAAGATGAAACAATGGTTGAG TCAGCCATCCAAGGACTCAGTTCTAAGCATGTAATTGAGCAGCTTCTCATGCAAGAAACATTTGCAAG GGAAGAGGGCGATAGATTAATAGATATCATCAAGGCGAGAGTTGTTGATCATCTCAGTGTCCCCGATGCTAATGATGAGGGGAGGCACAGTGATAATGGATTGACAAATG aggTGAATGTGGGTGAAATGTCCAACAAAGCTGTCATGGAAGCAAAAAGATGGTTGGAGGAGAAGAAATCAGCATCAAAGTCTATA GCGACTGAAGATGGTGGTGGATCGCCAGTGGATGTGGCCAAGTCATATATGCGAGCTCGTCTGCCATGGGGTTCTCCAGCTGTGAACAGTTCAGAGTTTCAGTCGCCATCACCAGCAGGGATGCAAGTTATCAAGGAAGGGACGCCGTTTCCTTTTAGCGCTGGAAACTTTTCCTCTTCCAAG CTGCGAAGGAGATCCCGTTCTAATCATACATGGAATATTCAAGATGAAATTCGCAAAGTCAGAGCTAAAGCAACAGAGGAAATGCTTAAAACTGTATCCCCCCGTAGTGTACCATCATTGAAAGTTGATGGAGGTGCTCAAg CTATACAGATTGAGCAAAGCGTGGTCCTACCAAATCAG ACTACGGAAGCTAATCAAGCCGTTGAACAACCAAGAGTTATACACACTAGATCTC GTGGAGTTGGTTTAGACAAGAAATTTGTCTCCACACAAGGAGCTGGTGTTGATGACTCCAATGATGTTGATAATGACTTTATCCAGCCTAGCTCCACTATTGGAGAGACCACAAATG CTGTCTTGGCTCCTGGAGAAACTTTGGATCCAACTGGGAGCTTTTGTATCCCAAAGGATGTGTTTGAAACATCAAAGGAAGCTGATGATATAGCCAACGGCTTCCCATCTTCATCACCTAG ttcacCAGTGGCTATTGAAGCTGAGGCTTCTGTTCGTATAGTTGAAACTCctggtgatgatgatatcacgGTAAGGAATGGTGGCTTAGATGGTGGGATTGATAACAACGAAAGCAATGATAGTGACTCAAGGGCCTCGCACAACAGTTCAAGCACGCATGAAAAAGAGTGGCTCCCAGGAGACCAGTCTCTACCCAACTCAAACTCAAACTCAGCAAGTAGCAGCCCTGGTACGAGCAAGGTGTTGGCACCCACGAGAAGAGGAGGACGAGGAGGCCGAGGTAGGGGAAGAGGTAGAGGAGTTCGAGGCAAAGGACGGGGCAAATAA